The window TAAATAAGATGTTTTCTTACTTTCTAATAAGCCATGCAACACAAAAATAACTCTTTTATATTTTCGAGTAAGCTCTTTTAATAAATATTCCAAAGCTTGTTCCTTCCAAACACCCTCAGCAATCACGCCCATATAAGTGGCGAATCCTTGTCCTAAAAAGCTAACTTGATGGATTCCACCAAAGCGAACAGTCCGGATGAAAGGGAAAAATGCAACGCTCTCTCCTTTGTGCTCGACAATGTAAATTTCTACATTCTCTTCGCTTCCGAGTGTCGTCCACCAAGTAGAAACCCATTGATACTCTATAAAAGGATTGTCATTTTTTTCACGTTCCAGTATCCCTGACCAAGTGTCCTTATACGACTCTAGCTCTTCAATCGTTGTCACGAGTCTATACACTAACACGTGTTTTGTCACTCCTTTTTTACTTTCGATGAAAATGCTTCGTTGTTTTCAAGCAAATCAAATAAAGTGAAACTTCAATCAGTGGGGGTTTTCTTCATCCCCCACAATAAATAGAGGAACACAAGCTAAAACCTTCACATCCTGTGAAAAAGCTTGTGTGACCAACATCCTGTCGCTGCCGCTTCGCTTTCGCACATAAAACATCTGTTGCCCCGAACCAATCGGACTTTTACGGTCAGTTGATCGCCCACCTAGTTGACTCGTTCTCTTCTCCACTTGAGGTGGGTGTCTTACTGCGTTAATGCGGGATAAATTTATACATGTTCAATTTTGCACTTAGTAGCTACTCTATTCGTAGATACAAAACATTAGAACATTTACCTAGACATTCAGTAGTACTCATTCCAAATAGGTATTTATCAACATAAACTCTATGTTTTATTCACAAGCTTCTAAGCCTATTAAAAGGGTAGGTACCAACAGTCCTTCAAACAATAACAATCGTTTTCTATATGATAAAAACCCGCTTTGCTTTCCCGTAGGCGTCTACGCGGATTTTACCCTTTACATAAAAGGCTGGGACAAAAGAGAAAAAGTGTTAGATTGACTGCTGTCGATCAACACTTTTTTGCTGTAAGCGTTGATGTCTGCTACGGCGGACGCTTTCCATGGGCGTGGCCTTCGCAACCATCAACTAGTACTCACTTCTGAATTTTATTTATTCCAAAAGGAAGAACATCTAAATTTTCCTTCATTTTTAGATAGCAAAAATTTAATAACGACTTTGCTCCTCTTTCTTAAAATTTAAAGTTATGTCCCAGACTCTTTTACTTTTGGGGCAGTCCCTTAGTATGAGTAAGTTTTATACCTCTACAAGAGTCGCTTGTTGTTTGTAACTTGCATTCTCCATATGAGAGGTTGCAATATAACTTAAAGTCATTCCTGGCCCCAGCGTCGCACCAGGTCCTGGATATGTTTCGCCCATAATTGACGCAGAGCAATTTCTAGAGGCATAAAGACCTTCTATTGGTGTGCCATCTGCCTTTACAACACGTGCTTGCTCATCCACAACTAAGCCACCCTTTGTACCAATATCACCAGGATATAAACGCAAAGCATAGTAAGGTGCTTTGTTCAATTCAGCTAAGTTAGGATTTTTCAACGTTGGATCCCCATAATAATTATCATAAGCGCTATCTCCTCTTTGGAAATCATCATCATGGCCATTACGAGCAAAAACATTAAAACGCGTAACTGTTTCTACTAAATTCTCTATCGGTACATCCATTTGCTGCGCTAGTTCTTCAATTGTTTGTGCACTTTTCACAATATCATGGTCAAACCAGCTTTTTGGGAATGCTTGCCCAGGAAATAAACCAGTGAAAATATATCGACTCTTCGCTGTTGCATCAATCAAGATCCAAGATGGTACAGCATCATTCGTGTCTTTATGATGCGCTTGCATGTTATCTACAAACTCATGATAAGGAGCTGCTTCATTTAGATAACGTTTCCCCACATTATCTACAACCATCATATTTGGCACGCCTCGGTCCGCTACTAAGAAGAAAGGTTGTCCATTTGGATCGATTACTGATGGTGCCCCCCATACCTTATCCATTAGATCTAAGCTTGCACCGATTCGTAAACCTGGTTCAATAACATCACCTGTCTGCCCTTCTGGTGTAGAGGTCCATTTTGCATCGGTTGGGCTCGGCAAGTACTTCTCACGATACGCTTGATTATGTGAAAAACCACCAGATGAAAGTACAACACCACGTTTGGCCTCAATATGCAGCTCGCGTCCATCTCGCTCTACTAGTAAACCAACAACACGATCATTTTCAACGACAAAGTCTTTAAATGCCGTTGAAAGCCAAAGCTCACCATTCGCCTCCGCTAATGACATTCTTAGTCGTGCAATCAATGACTGTCCTAAGGCCACTAGCTGACTACCTGTTACTTTAGATTTCACTAACCTCGCGCCTAATTTAAGTGCAGTTGTTTTACCTATCGTTGTACGTCTAATCATATTTACCTTATGGAACTCAAAGCTATTCATCGTGAATCCCTTCGTAGACATTGTCGAACGACGCATTGTATCTCCTAATGTGCCCATCTTTTTCAAATCAAATAAAAGTGGCTCAATCGACCGTCCTTGAGCAAGGCCCCCTGGCTTTTCAGGATAATAATCCGAATAACCTTTAGCATATTGGAAGCGTATATGATTGGTATTATTGCATAAAAACTTTAACATTTCAGGTCCACGTGTAATGTAAGCTTCTTTCAATGCGGCTGGCACACGATCGCCAATAGTTGAATCCAAGTATAAACGAGCTTGTTTGTGTGTATCAGGAACTCCCGCACCTTTAATCACATGGTTATTTGGAATCCATAGCGCACCCCCAGATAATGCAGATGCCCCACCGTAACAATCAGTTTTTTCAATGACTAATGACTTCATTCCTTGCAACTTTGCCGTTAGACCTGCTGTTAACCCTGCTGCTCCCGAACCTACAACTACCACATCATAACTCGCATCCCAATTCATACACACATTCCTCGCTCTCATTAGTAGTTACTAAATCAATGAATCTGTATAACTACTAAAAGTATAGAATTAAACCAATATTCAGTGAATTTAATCTACTACTATTTTTTTGATGTAGCACATATCAAAAATAATCCTCTTTATAAAGAAATTTTAAAAATATTCTTCTTTGTTTACTTGGCTAGATTTTCGTGTAGTAAGTTTTATATTTAGCTCCGTACACTTGTTATTTGAATCGTTCCAAATTTACGGCTAGCATCTATTCCAATCCGAATTATTTATTGACCAATCGCTTCCATTGCAGTTTGCTTGCCGTAAATTCACCTCCCATTCATTCAAGTTAGTGGATTGTGATGTCTATTTCATTACATATTGACTTTTATTTTTAGAACATGCAGCAGCTATCATATAAAGCGCTAGTTTGCATATATTTTGTATAACAGCTTTTAGATTATGATAGGGTGGAGGAATACTGTAGTTGAGTGCAATGATACTTGGTGGTTTTCTATTTTTTAGTGTCAGTGTAGGCGGGGCTATTGCTTGGGTCTTTTCAAAACTATTTCAGCATACGACTGAAGGTTTATCACTGTTATGTGGTGGATTTTTAGTGGGTTTACTGGCGTTAGATATCATTCCAACTTCTTTTCACATGTACAAGTCCTTTGGCATAATTCTAGGCATAGTCATCGGCTATCTAATGTTTCAAATTCTTAGTAGTTTATTTCACCCTAAGCATTCACAAAATCCCTCCTTTTACTTACTTGCATTCGCTATGATTATCCACACAATACCAATCAGCCTCACTGTCGGAAATTTACTAGGAAATTCAGCACTTGGCATTACAATTACAGCCTCGATCATTCTCCACCATCTACCTGAGGGTTTTGCTTTTAGTACGGCTTTTCTCTCCCAAGGAGAAAAACTCTGGAGACTGGTACTTTATTTTTTTGGTTTTTCTATATTCTTTAGTCTATTTATTTGGATTGGCCAATACACAAACCTTACCAATAAAGTGCAAGGTATACTCATGGGCGTATCCATCGGTTTGATTGCCACGACGAGTATTTCTGAATTTATCTTGCATCATATTCGGGCCGTATCGATGAGGTCTTTTCTGACATATATATTACTGGGCTATTTTTTGAGTTATGCGTTCCATTTAATGCTGTGAAGGACTGTCGGCAAAGACATCTATTACTATGCGTTTCGTTCAATTCAATACAGGGGGCTGGGACAAAAGAGAAAAAGTGTTAGATTGACTGCTGTCGATCTAACACTTTTTTGCTGTAAGCGTTGATGTCCGCTACGTCAGACGCTTTCCGTTGGGCGTGGCCTGAGCCTGTAGTCTCAGGCGTCACGCTAATTCCACAGGAGTCGCCGCATTCGCTACCATCAGCTAGTACGCTCTTCTGAATTTTATTGATTCCAAAAGGAAGAACGTCTAAATTTTTCTTCATTTTAGATAGCAAAAATTTAATAACACCTTTGCTCCTCTTTCTTAAAATTTAAGGTTATGTCCCAACCTCTTCCTTTTTTAATCGAAAAGTTCTATTCACATACTAATACTTGCCGCTTAAAAGTACCTTTCGTTACAACACAACGATCAATAATTTCAAACCCTGCTTCGTTTACCATACTGTCAATTGTTTCGATGGTAACAAGTATAACTCTCTTAGCAATCCGACGTGCCGATTTAATGATCGTAAACTGCGAATCTACTGAAATATGTGTAAATAAATTGTAAGGTAAATCAATAATCGCCACATCATAGCTTTCCGTCATTTGTGCTATATCGCCCTTTAACACTTCTCCTTGTAAGCCAAAGTGAGCGATATTAATCCGCGATCCCTTAACGACAAGCGGATTAATGTCACGTCCTACAATATCCATGTTCATCGATAGTGCCTCTACTAAAACGGTGCCGATACCGCAACAAGGATCAATTGCTCGTACACCCGCTGGATTCGGAATGGCAATATTTGCAACAGCTCGTGCTACACGTGTGCTAAGAGCTGTCGAATACATTTCAGGTTTTTGCTGATGCTTGAACCAAATTGCCTCCCCCTCAACATAATAGCCAAAATACCAACGATTATCATGCCAAACAAGTCCGAATACAACTTCAGGATTCGTAAGATCTGGCTCTGCCTGTATACAAAGACCAATCTCTCGCTCTACCTGATGACGTTCATTCTGCTGAATTTTCTTCATATCCCCAAGGTCAGATTTATTTAAGCACAGTACTTTAAATGTTAATTCACCTAATACTAGATTTTGTGCAAAATGGGCAATTTCCGCAATATTTTCTGCTTCGAATAACACATCTAAACGACTACGCATAAATGGACTTCTACTAGGCTCAACTTTTTTTGATGCTAGTAGTATATTCGAGACTACATCAAAGCCAAACAATGCACGCATTTCTAAACGACAAAGCTCCTGCTCATTTGTTTGCCATGCATACGTATAAAGATAAGAAGAAATCGTTTGCTTTATCATACTGTCTCCTCAATTTCAACAAGTAGCCCAAAAACAAAGCGATACAAACCTACAAATACTTCGCCAAATGATTGTTGCTCACTAAATTCACCAAATGCATTCAACGCAAGATTCACTTCCCAAAGTCCGTCCTGCCCTGAAAATGCCATACTATATGTCATCTTTTCATGTTGTAAATGTGATGTTAAATACGCATGTAAAAACTCACCTTGCTTCTTTTGCAGTCGAAGGCCAAATAAGGCACTATACACACCGAACGCCTCATCAAATTCTAGCGCAAAGGAGTCCACTCGAATGACTTCAAAACGATCAGATTCCACATACATAAATTCATGCGAATGCTCCTTTAAATATTGTACAGGTATCGCCAGGAATGATTCAGTTTCTTCTGCTAATAACTCTTCATTTAACTTATCGCATCGTTCGATCACATTAAAATGTAAAGAAGTCCTATCTTCCATTGCTCCTTCATGTAGTAACGCATGTTTTTCTGCATATGCCCTTTCCACATCGAATAGCGCAAGGTTAACCTGCTCATTCATTAATAATTCCATTTGTTTTTTTAGCAATTCGCCAGCTCCAATCAATTACACCTAAAGTTTATCTTCATACAGTCCGTAATTTACGTCTACTGAAAAAAGTGAAGTCACATTCCTCTCACCATCTATAGAGATGTAAGTTTTCAGTACCTGCCGCTACGCTTTCCGTACAATAAAACATTTACTGAATGAAGATAAAATCATCTTAACCACCAGTATAACTCAGTTTGTGTGACAATATGAAAAATATCCGGTATTCCTAGTAGTTGGGATTCTTTTTAACCTTATACTTTCACGTAGTGACCAAAGTGATTCCTGTATTTTGAACCTCTCACGACCGAAGTCACGACTGTTCTCGTCGAGTCCGTAAATAGGCTATTCACAGGGGAAAACAGGGTATTTTTATTGGACTCTTTTATGTTTTCGGTTGAAGTGCACTATGTCTAAATGAATCAAACTAATGAGCATATAAGCCTTTACGATTCATACAAGTGAGTAGTCACTTGAGACGTAAGTTTAATATGGTTTATCGGTTATATTGTGTTATAGAAATTAATATTTGTAGGAGGGCTTTTATGGTTATAACCCCTGGCATTAGGGATTTAACTTATGTGACACAATCCAATGGGGCAAAGTTTTTCACTTTGATCGCAGAAGAAATAACATGGGAGCTTGTAGATGGTATTTTTATTAAGGCATGGGGGTATAACGATTCCACCCCTGACCCCACTATTCGTGTTTGCCCAGGAGATCAAGTCTGTATATGAGTTAGTAATCGCTTACCAGAAAAAACGAGTGTAGATTGGCATAGTTTAATAGAGGAAATGAAAGCCGTCTTATAAACGCTTCTATAAATAGAAATTTAGTAGTATAAACCATAAGAATCTGCGCACTTACGGATAAGCCACAAAAGTCTCGCAGATTCTTTATTTATAACAAGCCTCGTCTTAGTTGGATAGTAATATATAGACCTAATAATCGGTCAGTGGTCATCATACCATTTTGTAAGTCTTTTAAATGCGATTCTTGTATGATTCCATTATTGACCGCTTGCGTAATATATTTTTCTGTTGCAGTACGCATAGCGGGTGATGCAGGATTCCACATTTGAGTCACCTTTATTTCCTCCTTTTTATCTTCTACAATTAGTTGGACCTTCATTTTGCTTGTGCTCGGTACGATTACCACACCCTCTAATTTGTAGCCGGTGGGCATTTTCCAAGATGATTTCACCTCGAAATGCGGACGATCGATAGAACCCGTCCAATCACCACCCCATATAATCCCGAGTCTTCGCGCTATATCTCCAACTTTCTTTAACGTCGTTACATCATATAAAGATTGAGGAGGACTAACAGCAATATCCCAGGCTAAACGTGATGTATGATTGCTACTTAATGTCCAAGTGACTATCTGGCCTGGTCTAGTACGCCCTTGCGCATATAAATAATTTTGCCTTGCTTGTGAGCGATATGTTTCGGTAATGAAGATATTGAGGATATCGGCCTTGTAACATTCTTGGAATAATAAACGACATGCTAATTGTGCAGGTGGTAATAACTCAGCTAAGTCTCTACATGTCACTGTTACATTTGTACTCACTTAGTACCCTCCTCTTCAGTTTTATCTTTTACAATCGCTAAGATATTTTTAATGAAATTCGGTGTGGGTAAACCCATCTTTGTTCCGTTTTCCGTAATTGAAATAAACTCAAGCACACAAAAGGCAATCGCTGCACCATCACCTGCGTACTCGATGCCAGGCACAACCACAGCCAATAAATACACAGAACCAACTAGCATTAAGTAATAAACCTTGCGTATGATGCCATTAAACCCAATACGACTATTTAAATTATGATTAACGATACCTGTCAAAATACCTGTCGCATAATCAATTGCCATAAACCCAATTAATACGGTTACCGCCATTCCCAATCCATCCACAGAATAAGATACAATTGTACCGATAACGCCACTCATTGTTGCAATCCATCTGTCCATTACAACACTTCCTTTTTTAGTCATAGAAAAGCCTTCCACAGTTAAGTGTGGAAGGCTTTATTAAAATCGAAATAAAAAACGTTATTCTATGCTATTTTATCTTCTTACTTCCCCACTAACCTGACTTAACTCTTGCTTGATTTTTTGGATTAAAGTCGGTCGATTATTGCCAAACGTTGCCTCAATACTGAATCCCGATGTCTCGTATACCTCTTTGACATCTGTAATACGCGCATCCATAGAAATGGACCAATCGGTATTTTGAATAGTAATAATATCACCTAAATTATATTCCTGCTGATACTTAAATGGGCTGTTTGTTAATATCTGTCCCTCCAAGAACTCTTCTTGCATAAACTCATTTAGTTGCTGTTGCCCACGATCAGTTAATGCCTTTATGATTTGTGGCTCTGGTATTGGTCGCTCTTCCTCATCGACCTCGGCTATATCTCTCGCATCTATAAAAATTTCATGGCGCTTGATTGCTGCATAACCACCAACCTCAATTATGCGACGTTCCACACCTTCTCCTAGTCCAGCTACGATCGCTAGATTTTTATAATTGAGATCGCTCTGTGTGTAATGTAGTGACTTCAAACTTTCAAATTGCGGAGAAAAAATTACGGGTGGATTAATAAATTGCCCCACCGTTAAATTACGACCTTCCACGACATCAAATACCCACTTCTTGTTTGTTAAATCGAGTGTAACTTCCCAACCTAACTTGCTTGATAATGATAGTGTGCTTATTTCTTCTGCCAAGTTTTTAAAACGAGAAGCATAAGTCATATGGACTCCCCGCTGAAAATCAGTAGCAATCACCAGTTGAGGTATTTTACGCATTGGGTTAGTTGGATTTACTAGATTATTATTTATAAAACGCTTCATCACTGTTTCGGCGCTTCCACTTTGATTATCGTAAGCCGTATACGTTGGTGGCATTGTTATACGCTGTGCAACAATCGACTTTAGCGCAAAGCCCTTTATGAGCCAGTTTTCAGTAATCTTGCCGTTTTCATCAAGTTCTATTTCTCTGTGCTTAATAATAAAAACCTTATTCAAATCGCTACCGATAAGAACAAGGTTATCTTTTACTAAAGTATCTGTATATTTTTTGTATCGATTGATTCTTAATTCTATGGCACCTATTCCATACCATGAACGGTTGAAAAACATGGATTCGTAGTTGTCTATTTCAGCTAGGATATCCATTTCAGAAGATAGGATTCGAATTGGTTTTTTCATTTACTCACCGTTTACCATAAATTCATATTCTTCTTCACGAACCCAACCTTTATTTCCTATTTTCCTTAAATCCTTTTCCGATATCCTGTCTTCATTAGTTTCTTCTTTAAATGTAAATTCTATTTCTTTCGTCTCTACATTTATGCGAAAAGCGATACAGTTTATAAAATCTTCTTTGTGCGCACCATAATCTAAGTCAACATAATCAATATCAACACCTAAAGTATAGTTTTGTAATTCCCTATAATTTACTAAATCCTCTTCAGGAGTAGGCATTGATTCATAACCATAACCGCTGTATTCTCCCGTATCGAAAATGAATGAACTGTCTTTTTTAAAATAATAAATTCTTCTTCCAAATTGTTTTAAATCGTTCATTCAATCACCCCCAACATATAATTTCCATACTGTAGGTGCCACCAAAAACATTTGATGAACAAACTAGTCCAACACTCCCCCCTAAGGAAGCAGTACCTTCACCTGTAACATAATTTGTAATATTTAGGACACCGTTTACACCACCAA of the Lysinibacillus fusiformis genome contains:
- a CDS encoding FAD-binding protein, whose amino-acid sequence is MNWDASYDVVVVGSGAAGLTAGLTAKLQGMKSLVIEKTDCYGGASALSGGALWIPNNHVIKGAGVPDTHKQARLYLDSTIGDRVPAALKEAYITRGPEMLKFLCNNTNHIRFQYAKGYSDYYPEKPGGLAQGRSIEPLLFDLKKMGTLGDTMRRSTMSTKGFTMNSFEFHKVNMIRRTTIGKTTALKLGARLVKSKVTGSQLVALGQSLIARLRMSLAEANGELWLSTAFKDFVVENDRVVGLLVERDGRELHIEAKRGVVLSSGGFSHNQAYREKYLPSPTDAKWTSTPEGQTGDVIEPGLRIGASLDLMDKVWGAPSVIDPNGQPFFLVADRGVPNMMVVDNVGKRYLNEAAPYHEFVDNMQAHHKDTNDAVPSWILIDATAKSRYIFTGLFPGQAFPKSWFDHDIVKSAQTIEELAQQMDVPIENLVETVTRFNVFARNGHDDDFQRGDSAYDNYYGDPTLKNPNLAELNKAPYYALRLYPGDIGTKGGLVVDEQARVVKADGTPIEGLYASRNCSASIMGETYPGPGATLGPGMTLSYIATSHMENASYKQQATLVEV
- a CDS encoding ZIP family metal transporter; translated protein: MILGGFLFFSVSVGGAIAWVFSKLFQHTTEGLSLLCGGFLVGLLALDIIPTSFHMYKSFGIILGIVIGYLMFQILSSLFHPKHSQNPSFYLLAFAMIIHTIPISLTVGNLLGNSALGITITASIILHHLPEGFAFSTAFLSQGEKLWRLVLYFFGFSIFFSLFIWIGQYTNLTNKVQGILMGVSIGLIATTSISEFILHHIRAVSMRSFLTYILLGYFLSYAFHLML
- a CDS encoding TRM11 family SAM-dependent methyltransferase gives rise to the protein MIKQTISSYLYTYAWQTNEQELCRLEMRALFGFDVVSNILLASKKVEPSRSPFMRSRLDVLFEAENIAEIAHFAQNLVLGELTFKVLCLNKSDLGDMKKIQQNERHQVEREIGLCIQAEPDLTNPEVVFGLVWHDNRWYFGYYVEGEAIWFKHQQKPEMYSTALSTRVARAVANIAIPNPAGVRAIDPCCGIGTVLVEALSMNMDIVGRDINPLVVKGSRINIAHFGLQGEVLKGDIAQMTESYDVAIIDLPYNLFTHISVDSQFTIIKSARRIAKRVILVTIETIDSMVNEAGFEIIDRCVVTKGTFKRQVLVCE
- a CDS encoding branched-chain amino acid aminotransferase, whose protein sequence is MLKKQMELLMNEQVNLALFDVERAYAEKHALLHEGAMEDRTSLHFNVIERCDKLNEELLAEETESFLAIPVQYLKEHSHEFMYVESDRFEVIRVDSFALEFDEAFGVYSALFGLRLQKKQGEFLHAYLTSHLQHEKMTYSMAFSGQDGLWEVNLALNAFGEFSEQQSFGEVFVGLYRFVFGLLVEIEETV
- a CDS encoding cupredoxin domain-containing protein, with the translated sequence MVITPGIRDLTYVTQSNGAKFFTLIAEEITWELVDGIFIKAWGYNDSTPDPTIRVCPGDQVCI
- a CDS encoding M15 family metallopeptidase; protein product: MSTNVTVTCRDLAELLPPAQLACRLLFQECYKADILNIFITETYRSQARQNYLYAQGRTRPGQIVTWTLSSNHTSRLAWDIAVSPPQSLYDVTTLKKVGDIARRLGIIWGGDWTGSIDRPHFEVKSSWKMPTGYKLEGVVIVPSTSKMKVQLIVEDKKEEIKVTQMWNPASPAMRTATEKYITQAVNNGIIQESHLKDLQNGMMTTDRLLGLYITIQLRRGLL
- a CDS encoding phage holin family protein encodes the protein MTKKGSVVMDRWIATMSGVIGTIVSYSVDGLGMAVTVLIGFMAIDYATGILTGIVNHNLNSRIGFNGIIRKVYYLMLVGSVYLLAVVVPGIEYAGDGAAIAFCVLEFISITENGTKMGLPTPNFIKNILAIVKDKTEEEGTK
- a CDS encoding siphovirus ReqiPepy6 Gp37-like family protein codes for the protein MKKPIRILSSEMDILAEIDNYESMFFNRSWYGIGAIELRINRYKKYTDTLVKDNLVLIGSDLNKVFIIKHREIELDENGKITENWLIKGFALKSIVAQRITMPPTYTAYDNQSGSAETVMKRFINNNLVNPTNPMRKIPQLVIATDFQRGVHMTYASRFKNLAEEISTLSLSSKLGWEVTLDLTNKKWVFDVVEGRNLTVGQFINPPVIFSPQFESLKSLHYTQSDLNYKNLAIVAGLGEGVERRIIEVGGYAAIKRHEIFIDARDIAEVDEEERPIPEPQIIKALTDRGQQQLNEFMQEEFLEGQILTNSPFKYQQEYNLGDIITIQNTDWSISMDARITDVKEVYETSGFSIEATFGNNRPTLIQKIKQELSQVSGEVRR